A stretch of Imperialibacter roseus DNA encodes these proteins:
- a CDS encoding serine hydrolase domain-containing protein, giving the protein MKLLTFPALICFSIFYSCSTPTQVGNGDAAQVIENSLVAGLQIKGEPKKIYTLAERMAHYNVPGVSIAVVKDGKVSWAKGYGTANAQTGSLVDVNTLFQAGSISKPIAALAALKLAEEGKVELDADVNTYLTSWKVPDSEFTQTEKVTLRRLLTHTAGTTVHGFPGYHPSMIFPGIETVLNGRGNTPAIYVDTTPGTLWRYSGGGYTIMEKVVEDVTDLPLDIYLKQSVLEPLGMEHSTYTQPLPADRAAEASAAYDSNGTLIDGLWHNYPEQAAAGLWTTPSDLAKYCIEIQSIVAGKKDGILSQEMVTRMLTKGKNDWGLGPSLKNDSEDLIFQHGGKNAGFTNNMVAFAHKGEAIIIMTNADNGGRLIGEIINSASDYYDWGLSNVRTIETIKLSSEKLQEFVGKYQYSEQVPGSGSYYIEVRLTNGQLTVIDPDQNTSFSLTPTEAMKFIDLEKGDQIVFSASENGPVVLLWNNNYRFYKVE; this is encoded by the coding sequence ATGAAACTTCTGACATTTCCTGCGCTCATTTGTTTTTCCATCTTTTACTCCTGTTCCACCCCAACCCAGGTAGGCAATGGAGACGCCGCCCAGGTTATCGAAAACAGCCTGGTGGCTGGCTTGCAAATCAAAGGTGAACCAAAGAAGATCTACACGCTTGCTGAGAGAATGGCCCACTATAACGTGCCTGGAGTAAGCATTGCCGTAGTAAAAGACGGAAAGGTTAGCTGGGCCAAAGGCTACGGAACCGCCAACGCTCAAACCGGTAGCCTGGTTGATGTGAACACACTCTTTCAGGCAGGATCCATCAGCAAGCCTATTGCCGCTCTGGCTGCGTTAAAGCTTGCTGAGGAGGGGAAAGTTGAGCTGGATGCCGATGTAAATACGTATTTGACAAGCTGGAAAGTCCCTGACAGCGAATTTACTCAAACTGAAAAAGTAACACTCCGTCGGCTGCTGACTCATACGGCTGGCACCACTGTTCACGGTTTCCCTGGTTATCACCCCTCCATGATATTTCCGGGCATTGAAACGGTATTGAATGGCAGAGGCAACACACCCGCCATCTACGTAGATACAACTCCCGGCACCCTTTGGAGGTATTCAGGCGGTGGCTATACGATCATGGAAAAGGTAGTTGAAGATGTAACCGACTTGCCACTCGACATTTACCTGAAGCAAAGTGTTTTGGAACCTCTGGGTATGGAACACAGCACTTATACGCAGCCACTACCTGCCGATCGTGCTGCTGAAGCCAGTGCCGCCTATGATAGCAATGGCACCCTCATTGACGGGCTTTGGCACAACTATCCTGAACAGGCAGCTGCCGGCCTCTGGACCACCCCATCCGACCTGGCCAAATATTGCATCGAAATTCAATCCATAGTGGCTGGCAAAAAGGATGGCATCTTATCGCAGGAAATGGTGACCCGCATGCTCACCAAAGGCAAAAATGACTGGGGACTGGGGCCATCACTGAAAAACGATAGCGAAGACCTGATTTTTCAACATGGCGGCAAAAATGCAGGCTTCACAAACAATATGGTAGCCTTTGCCCATAAGGGAGAAGCCATTATCATAATGACGAATGCCGACAACGGTGGCCGGCTGATTGGCGAAATCATCAATTCGGCCTCTGACTACTACGACTGGGGACTTTCGAACGTAAGAACCATTGAAACCATCAAACTTTCTTCGGAAAAACTACAGGAATTTGTCGGAAAGTATCAGTATTCAGAGCAGGTGCCGGGATCCGGCAGCTATTATATTGAAGTAAGGCTGACGAATGGTCAGCTGACTGTAATTGACCCTGACCAAAACACATCATTCAGTCTGACACCGACGGAGGCTATGAAATTCATCGACCTGGAAAAAGGAGACCAGATTGTCTTTTCAGCCAGTGAGAATGGCCCGGTGGTCTTGCTTTGGAACAACAACTACAGGTTTTATAAAGTAGAGTGA
- a CDS encoding PadR family transcriptional regulator, giving the protein MKEFQLGEFEEIVLLTVGVLYPEAYGVALKDEIESRLKRKVSVGALQSALRRMEGKGYLHSREGEPNTERGGKPKRFFTITAYGKKALDHSKDVRLALYNDIPPVALDFKFA; this is encoded by the coding sequence ATGAAAGAATTTCAACTAGGCGAGTTCGAGGAGATTGTACTCCTGACCGTTGGTGTTTTGTACCCTGAAGCCTATGGGGTAGCATTAAAAGATGAAATCGAGAGCCGACTGAAGCGAAAAGTGAGTGTTGGGGCTCTGCAGTCTGCCCTGCGCAGGATGGAAGGCAAAGGCTACCTCCACTCCAGAGAAGGCGAACCCAATACCGAAAGGGGCGGAAAGCCCAAGCGCTTTTTCACTATCACGGCTTATGGAAAAAAGGCGCTGGATCACTCAAAGGATGTGCGGCTGGCGCTGTACAATGACATTCCCCCTGTTGCATTGGATTTCAAATTCGCATGA
- a CDS encoding cystathionine gamma-synthase family protein has product MTQLKKGTLAVWGGETERFPYGATTPPIVNSVTYAYENLDDWYDVAIGKQEGHIYSRNTNPTVRVLEEKITALEGAEAAISFATGMGAISNTLFAFLTAGKRVVSLKDIYGGTSRIFLDFLPSYKVDVALCDTTNHEALEAEIAKGCDLVYLETPTNPTLKVVDIKRLAAAAKKVGAVVVVDNTFATPINQTPLSLGADLVVHSATKYLCGHSDAMGGLLAGKADLIRKVYQFREINGASLQADPAYLIARGMKTLELRIERQNASAMKIATFLKAHPKIDDVFYPGLESHSGHAIAKSQMSGFGGMMSFALKGDYESVKTFLHGLKLVHLAASLGSVSTLAGPPRTTSHVELTTAQRAQLGIPESLIRYSVGIENLDDLLADLTQALNRI; this is encoded by the coding sequence ATGACCCAACTTAAAAAAGGCACGCTCGCCGTGTGGGGCGGCGAAACTGAAAGATTCCCATATGGCGCCACCACACCACCGATTGTCAATAGCGTTACCTATGCCTACGAAAATCTCGACGACTGGTACGACGTGGCCATCGGCAAGCAGGAAGGCCACATTTATAGCCGCAACACCAACCCAACCGTGCGGGTGCTCGAAGAGAAAATTACCGCCCTGGAAGGAGCCGAAGCAGCCATATCCTTCGCCACCGGCATGGGAGCCATCAGCAATACATTGTTTGCCTTTCTTACGGCAGGAAAAAGAGTCGTTTCACTGAAAGACATCTACGGCGGCACAAGCCGCATTTTTCTCGACTTCCTACCCTCTTACAAAGTGGATGTCGCACTATGTGATACCACAAATCATGAAGCGCTGGAAGCTGAAATTGCCAAAGGCTGTGACCTCGTTTACCTCGAAACGCCCACCAACCCCACGCTTAAAGTAGTGGACATCAAACGGCTGGCAGCTGCGGCTAAGAAAGTCGGGGCAGTCGTTGTCGTCGACAACACGTTTGCCACTCCCATCAATCAAACACCACTGAGCCTGGGTGCTGACCTGGTAGTGCACAGTGCCACCAAATACCTCTGCGGACATTCTGATGCCATGGGGGGACTGCTGGCTGGTAAAGCAGATTTGATTCGCAAAGTGTACCAGTTCCGGGAAATCAACGGCGCTAGTCTGCAGGCCGATCCCGCCTACCTCATTGCGCGGGGTATGAAAACCCTGGAGCTGCGCATTGAGCGGCAAAACGCTTCGGCTATGAAGATCGCCACCTTCCTGAAAGCCCATCCAAAAATCGACGATGTGTTTTATCCGGGCCTGGAAAGCCATTCAGGCCATGCTATTGCGAAATCGCAAATGTCGGGCTTTGGAGGGATGATGAGTTTTGCGCTGAAAGGCGATTACGAAAGTGTAAAAACATTCCTGCACGGCCTCAAGCTGGTGCACCTGGCTGCCAGCCTAGGCTCAGTAAGCACGCTGGCCGGCCCGCCCCGCACCACCAGTCATGTGGAGCTGACCACAGCCCAACGTGCACAGTTAGGCATTCCTGAAAGCCTTATCCGCTATTCGGTCGGCATCGAAAACCTCGACGACCTGCTCGCCGATCTCACCCAGGCGCTCAACAGAATCTGA
- a CDS encoding YdeI/OmpD-associated family protein gives MSGSKQTFQTTILQTGNNTGIPVPAEIVEALGAGKKPLVVVTVNDYTYRSAIATMGGKFMISFSAAHRAASGLAGGDKVKVTLEVDTAPRTVEVPEDLQKALDAQPALNSKFEGLSNSKKKLLVLPIEDAKTEETRARRVEKAIQMLEGGKI, from the coding sequence ATGAGCGGATCGAAGCAGACCTTTCAAACGACCATTCTTCAAACGGGTAATAACACAGGCATTCCTGTGCCAGCAGAAATTGTTGAAGCGCTTGGTGCGGGCAAAAAACCCCTCGTGGTGGTCACAGTAAACGACTATACCTACCGAAGCGCCATTGCCACCATGGGCGGAAAATTCATGATTAGTTTCAGTGCTGCCCACAGAGCAGCCTCCGGCCTCGCTGGTGGCGACAAAGTGAAAGTAACGCTGGAAGTAGATACGGCTCCCAGAACGGTGGAAGTACCGGAAGATCTTCAGAAAGCACTGGACGCTCAGCCTGCCCTTAACAGCAAATTCGAAGGACTCTCAAACAGCAAGAAAAAACTGCTGGTGCTTCCAATTGAAGATGCGAAAACAGAGGAAACAAGAGCCAGAAGAGTTGAAAAAGCCATACAAATGCTTGAAGGCGGTAAAATCTAA
- a CDS encoding ABC transporter permease, with the protein MIKRLANRLLRWYLHPDFYPDISGDLEELYLRNRAASPLVADWKYMLQVIVLFRPSLMRTFFKNSIIKDTGMLKNYFKIGVRSLLKQKAFTFINVMGLAVGLAAFLLIQQYVKFEESYDRHFADSDQLYRLTTDQVVDSVLGTRDAMSFAPSGKALVEEVPEIIDATTTYQFGGLIFRKGESFVTEERVIAVDEHFLNLFTYEVLSGNTASLLSEPNSLVLSESKARFYFESQDPVGKTIYLQDFEKDFKVAGVIADPGQNTHYKFDILMAISTIKERLDEEAWNGYNYYTYVKLDKEANIDNIRPMLPALSKKYMGEDNTLVFNLQPVIDIHLYSDLTFEPEIHGSARAVSFLNLISIFILVIAWVNYVNLSTARSFDRAKEVGIRKVVGARRNQLVFQFMTEAFMINVLGALLALGLAELALPSFNNLISKEILDHAWNDEGFLNNVGLFAFVGTLVSGVYPALVLSGFRPVMVLKGKFRNSRQGIWLRKGLVVLQFAASLSLIACTFIVYQQVSFMRSKDIGMSIDQIVGFRGPRSNNEDFAAQTQKRTLFAEELKNHPEIKGVAMISNLPGGGSSDVNSSSGGIKIVGKTDLLEATTYILYVNDEVIDLLDINLLFGRNFDRTRGIDTATVLVNESFIKRFGLEVNETIVNEKIQFGKNPENPKWNIVGIVEDVNRSSLKNAVEPTVYFYNDAPPQVMVKLEAGKYQEGLDALAATWDQFFPSAPLKYAFLDERFDGLYQEDKRFGSVFGAFSVLALIVATLGLFGLSSFMAIQRTKEVGVRKVLGASVGHIIGIFYKDFLSLIIMAFLVGAPLIYFGMNDWLDGYAYRISFPWLFLGLSLFIVLAIALLTVGYQVYKVAVLDPSKTLRYE; encoded by the coding sequence ATGATCAAACGGCTGGCGAACCGGCTGCTCAGGTGGTACCTCCACCCCGATTTTTACCCCGACATCAGTGGTGACCTGGAGGAGCTATACCTGCGCAACAGGGCAGCTTCGCCGTTGGTGGCCGATTGGAAGTACATGCTGCAAGTGATTGTACTTTTTCGGCCTTCATTGATGCGAACATTTTTCAAAAACTCAATTATAAAGGACACAGGTATGTTAAAAAATTATTTCAAAATAGGTGTAAGGAGCCTGCTCAAACAGAAGGCCTTCACCTTTATCAATGTAATGGGGCTGGCAGTTGGGCTGGCGGCCTTCCTGCTGATTCAGCAGTATGTAAAGTTTGAAGAAAGCTATGACCGGCACTTTGCCGATTCTGACCAATTGTATCGCCTGACAACCGATCAGGTGGTAGACAGCGTGCTGGGCACCAGGGATGCCATGTCATTCGCCCCCTCTGGCAAAGCGCTGGTGGAAGAGGTGCCGGAAATTATCGACGCCACCACCACCTACCAATTTGGGGGGTTGATCTTCAGAAAAGGAGAAAGCTTCGTAACCGAGGAACGTGTAATAGCCGTCGATGAACATTTCCTGAATTTGTTCACTTACGAAGTGCTCAGCGGCAATACTGCCTCTCTCTTAAGTGAACCGAACAGCCTTGTGTTATCGGAATCGAAGGCCAGGTTTTATTTTGAGAGTCAAGATCCTGTTGGCAAAACCATCTACCTGCAAGATTTTGAGAAAGATTTTAAGGTCGCTGGTGTGATTGCTGACCCCGGTCAGAACACTCATTACAAATTTGATATCCTTATGGCCATCAGCACCATCAAAGAGCGGCTTGATGAAGAGGCTTGGAACGGTTATAACTACTATACCTATGTAAAACTCGACAAAGAGGCCAATATCGACAATATCAGGCCAATGCTGCCTGCCCTGTCAAAGAAATACATGGGAGAAGACAACACCCTCGTATTCAATCTTCAGCCCGTGATTGACATTCACCTTTATTCCGATTTAACCTTTGAACCAGAGATACACGGCAGCGCCCGGGCAGTCAGCTTCCTCAACCTTATTTCCATTTTTATCCTGGTCATTGCGTGGGTCAATTACGTGAACCTCTCCACGGCCAGGTCTTTTGACAGAGCGAAAGAAGTGGGCATCAGAAAGGTAGTGGGCGCCCGTCGGAATCAGCTCGTTTTTCAATTCATGACAGAGGCTTTTATGATCAATGTGCTGGGGGCTTTACTTGCCCTTGGGCTGGCAGAGCTTGCCTTGCCATCGTTCAACAACCTGATCAGCAAAGAAATACTCGATCATGCCTGGAATGATGAAGGATTTCTCAATAATGTAGGTCTCTTTGCTTTTGTTGGCACACTGGTGTCTGGTGTGTACCCTGCCCTGGTGCTCTCCGGGTTCAGGCCCGTGATGGTGCTGAAAGGCAAATTCAGAAACTCCAGGCAAGGGATTTGGCTCAGAAAAGGGCTCGTGGTGCTTCAGTTTGCCGCCTCTCTGTCGCTAATTGCCTGCACCTTTATCGTCTATCAGCAGGTCAGTTTCATGCGGTCAAAGGACATCGGCATGTCAATTGATCAGATAGTTGGGTTCAGAGGCCCCAGATCCAACAACGAAGATTTTGCAGCTCAAACCCAGAAACGTACTTTGTTTGCTGAGGAGCTAAAAAACCACCCTGAAATAAAGGGCGTGGCCATGATCTCCAATCTGCCGGGCGGTGGCAGCTCCGACGTGAATTCAAGCAGCGGAGGGATCAAAATCGTCGGCAAAACCGACTTACTGGAAGCCACCACTTACATTCTGTATGTTAACGATGAAGTAATCGATCTGCTTGACATCAATCTCCTTTTTGGCCGCAACTTCGACAGAACCAGGGGTATCGACACGGCAACCGTGCTGGTAAACGAATCCTTTATCAAGCGGTTTGGCCTGGAGGTAAATGAAACGATAGTCAATGAAAAGATTCAGTTCGGCAAAAACCCCGAAAACCCAAAATGGAACATCGTGGGAATCGTTGAGGACGTGAACCGCAGCTCTCTCAAAAATGCTGTTGAACCAACCGTTTATTTCTACAATGATGCACCACCACAGGTGATGGTAAAGCTGGAAGCAGGCAAGTATCAGGAGGGTCTCGATGCGCTGGCTGCCACCTGGGACCAGTTTTTTCCCAGTGCACCTCTGAAGTATGCTTTTCTGGATGAAAGGTTTGACGGATTGTACCAGGAAGACAAAAGGTTTGGCTCCGTTTTCGGTGCGTTCTCAGTACTCGCTCTCATAGTGGCCACGCTTGGCCTTTTTGGCCTCTCCTCTTTCATGGCGATTCAGCGCACCAAGGAAGTGGGCGTTCGAAAAGTGCTGGGCGCATCGGTGGGACACATTATTGGTATTTTCTACAAAGACTTCTTAAGCCTGATAATTATGGCTTTCCTTGTGGGAGCGCCACTTATTTACTTTGGAATGAATGATTGGCTGGACGGCTATGCTTACCGGATCAGCTTCCCGTGGCTGTTTCTTGGCTTGTCGCTGTTCATTGTGCTGGCGATTGCCTTGCTCACGGTAGGCTATCAGGTATACAAAGTGGCTGTTTTGGATCCTTCAAAAACACTGAGATACGAATAG